One window of Thioflexithrix psekupsensis genomic DNA carries:
- a CDS encoding TonB-dependent receptor plug domain-containing protein — protein MLSRAQFLSHRLVFLSLFSYCCFSSTLHARTNEQWVDYLKQFELEEMLDIEVSLDDVFDVFDGLVKAEKVSVATGFSQSRQQAPAVTTVITRQDIEAMGARNIDDVLEMVPGLHVSHHGVNNTSLYSIRGIYTSTNPEVLLMINHVPVKSVVTGNRGVLWQGMSVQSIERIEVIRGPGSALYGADAFAGVINVITRKGQDINGSEVGVQLGSFGSHALWAVHGKQYGDLSLAATLEWSETEGMKKVIERDAQTALDEAFGTQASRAPGPVNAQHEALETRLDAGYRYVRAQLSYTRQDEVGTHLGYGYALDPVGTSDSERIHASLGYRRERINPDLDVEAEIGTTYFHVKPNNLQLLPPGAFGGLFPDGLVSYSHLTERQHYIQLSSFYRGIEAHLFRFGLGYDQAELTRISSFQNFLSPNSNEELPVVLPYARALSADEQPFDLNQRGHWYAYVQDSWSLAPDWVLTGGIRYDEYTDFASTINPRFALVWEATPRLTTKLLYAQAFRAPSFVELHLKESLLTRGNPALQPEEIASSELAFDYILSQKAYLSLNIFRYKTLRKINYLPDAIMPTNSDSQRGYGMEAEIRWKTTATTSLLVNYAWQHAEDSVGYRIPQAAGRSLFVRGDWLFMPNWYLDTTARWVGGRHRQFGDLRPRLKDYWLFDLNVRRKLLQQGHWNVVFGVRNVFDSNAREPSDMDSGIDNDLPLPGRHWFGEFRYRF, from the coding sequence ATGTTGTCACGGGCGCAATTTTTATCCCATAGATTGGTATTTTTAAGTCTTTTTTCTTACTGTTGTTTTAGTTCAACACTTCATGCCAGAACCAATGAACAATGGGTGGATTATTTAAAGCAATTTGAATTAGAAGAAATGTTAGACATTGAGGTGTCATTAGATGATGTCTTTGATGTGTTTGATGGTTTGGTGAAAGCCGAGAAAGTTTCGGTGGCGACGGGATTTAGTCAGAGTCGGCAGCAGGCACCGGCGGTGACCACGGTGATCACTCGACAAGATATTGAAGCGATGGGCGCACGTAATATTGATGATGTATTGGAAATGGTGCCGGGTTTACATGTCAGTCATCATGGTGTTAATAACACTTCTCTTTATTCCATTCGGGGCATTTACACGTCTACCAACCCAGAAGTCCTGCTCATGATCAACCATGTTCCCGTGAAATCTGTGGTGACAGGCAATCGTGGTGTATTATGGCAAGGCATGTCGGTACAAAGTATTGAACGTATTGAAGTTATTCGTGGCCCTGGTTCGGCCTTGTATGGTGCGGACGCATTTGCTGGAGTCATTAACGTGATTACCCGCAAGGGACAAGATATTAATGGCTCTGAGGTGGGGGTGCAATTGGGCAGTTTTGGCAGCCATGCGTTGTGGGCTGTGCATGGAAAACAATATGGTGATCTCAGTTTGGCCGCAACGCTGGAATGGAGTGAAACGGAGGGCATGAAAAAAGTGATTGAACGCGATGCCCAAACCGCGCTGGATGAGGCGTTTGGTACGCAGGCCTCTCGTGCGCCGGGTCCCGTCAATGCTCAACATGAGGCTTTAGAAACCCGCTTGGATGCAGGATATCGGTATGTGCGCGCTCAACTGAGTTACACCCGACAAGATGAAGTCGGCACGCATTTGGGCTACGGATACGCCTTAGACCCCGTGGGAACAAGTGACAGTGAGCGTATTCATGCCAGTCTCGGTTATCGCCGCGAGCGTATTAATCCTGATTTGGACGTTGAAGCAGAAATCGGTACGACTTATTTTCATGTTAAACCCAATAATTTGCAATTACTTCCGCCGGGGGCTTTTGGGGGATTATTTCCTGATGGCTTGGTTTCTTATTCGCATTTAACAGAGCGGCAACATTATATTCAATTATCCAGTTTTTATCGTGGCATTGAGGCGCATTTATTTCGTTTTGGTCTTGGTTACGATCAAGCGGAATTAACTCGCATTAGTAGTTTTCAAAATTTTTTATCGCCAAATAGTAATGAAGAATTGCCCGTTGTGTTACCTTATGCTCGCGCTTTGTCCGCTGATGAGCAACCTTTTGATTTAAATCAACGCGGTCATTGGTATGCTTATGTGCAGGACAGTTGGAGTTTAGCTCCAGATTGGGTGTTGACCGGTGGCATTCGTTATGATGAATATACGGATTTTGCCAGTACGATTAATCCTCGTTTTGCGCTGGTGTGGGAAGCTACGCCGCGTTTGACCACAAAATTACTGTATGCCCAAGCCTTTCGTGCGCCTTCTTTTGTTGAATTGCACCTGAAAGAAAGTTTATTAACCCGCGGTAATCCCGCATTACAGCCTGAAGAAATTGCTTCTTCTGAATTGGCATTTGATTATATTTTAAGCCAAAAAGCCTATTTATCACTGAATATTTTTCGTTATAAAACATTACGCAAAATTAATTATCTTCCCGATGCCATTATGCCCACCAATTCAGACTCTCAACGTGGTTATGGGATGGAGGCAGAAATTCGTTGGAAAACTACGGCAACGACCAGTTTATTGGTCAATTATGCGTGGCAACATGCTGAAGACAGTGTAGGCTATCGCATTCCCCAAGCGGCTGGGCGTTCTTTATTTGTGCGGGGAGATTGGTTGTTTATGCCGAATTGGTATTTAGATACTACGGCGCGGTGGGTTGGGGGACGGCATCGACAATTCGGAGATTTACGTCCGCGCTTGAAAGATTATTGGTTGTTTGATTTAAATGTTCGCCGTAAATTATTACAACAAGGACATTGGAATGTGGTTTTTGGAGTGCGTAATGTGTTTGATAGCAACGCACGAGAACCTTCTGATATGGATTCTGGAATTGACAATGATTTGCCTTTACCGGGACGACATTGGTTTGGGGAATTTCGCTATCGGTTTTAA
- a CDS encoding ATP-binding response regulator, translating to MTLPSHILIVDDDEAGQLALEGLLSLEGYQLSVASSGQEAIQQARHILPDLILLDVMMPGMDGFEVCQYLRQDSVLAEVPVILVTTLDSQESRVRGIEAGADDFISKPFDRVELRARVKTVTRLNRYRRLLAERQKFEWVVEAADEGYVLLDAAGMVCYANTQARLYLELAEAKIAADCLPPCHFLQRVQQFYQCQPTEAWENWPELPVQSDMPRYLVRAETHDAPIFWLQVDVFRLHTHRENWLIRLRDINEKVLEQQRMWTFERLVSHKLRTPLTGLTALQLVRLRLSKMNADPELIELIEAAEESFERLKHQTSDILAYLDAPLLLKSQEGCWLNELSDLFTETAETLALSAQCQWEDDSEKNVLLGQLLLSKQAIRAIFQELLENARKFHPHQSPEVILQIAPWSNQRVRLMILDNGRRLSPVELARVWTPYYQSEKNFTGEVSGMGLGLPTVASLVWSAGGSCRMLNRSDVLGVGVELVLPVNLT from the coding sequence GTGACATTACCCAGCCATATTCTCATCGTGGATGATGATGAAGCCGGACAATTGGCTTTGGAAGGCTTATTGTCCTTAGAAGGTTATCAACTAAGTGTCGCCAGCAGCGGCCAAGAAGCCATTCAACAAGCAAGGCATATCTTACCTGATTTGATTTTACTGGATGTCATGATGCCGGGCATGGATGGCTTTGAGGTGTGTCAATATTTGCGACAGGACAGTGTGTTGGCCGAAGTTCCTGTGATTTTGGTCACCACTTTAGACAGCCAAGAGTCGCGTGTGCGCGGAATTGAAGCGGGCGCGGATGATTTTATTTCCAAACCCTTTGATCGGGTCGAATTGCGGGCGCGAGTGAAAACCGTCACCCGTTTAAATCGTTATCGTCGCTTGTTGGCAGAACGGCAAAAATTTGAATGGGTGGTAGAAGCGGCTGACGAAGGTTATGTGTTACTTGATGCGGCGGGCATGGTCTGTTATGCCAATACGCAAGCACGTCTGTATTTGGAATTGGCTGAGGCGAAAATAGCGGCTGATTGTTTGCCGCCGTGCCATTTTCTGCAACGAGTACAACAGTTTTACCAGTGCCAACCCACAGAAGCTTGGGAAAATTGGCCAGAATTACCCGTGCAAAGTGATATGCCTCGCTATTTGGTGCGGGCTGAAACCCATGACGCGCCTATTTTCTGGCTACAAGTTGACGTGTTTCGTTTGCACACGCATCGAGAAAATTGGTTAATTCGTTTGCGCGATATTAACGAGAAAGTGTTAGAACAGCAGCGAATGTGGACTTTTGAACGTCTCGTGTCTCACAAACTGCGCACGCCGTTGACCGGATTAACCGCCTTGCAATTGGTTCGTTTACGTTTATCTAAAATGAACGCCGATCCAGAATTAATTGAGTTAATTGAAGCGGCTGAAGAAAGTTTTGAACGCTTAAAACATCAAACCAGTGATATTTTGGCTTATTTAGACGCGCCTTTATTATTAAAATCACAAGAAGGCTGTTGGCTCAATGAGTTATCGGATTTGTTTACTGAAACAGCAGAAACATTAGCCCTCAGCGCGCAATGCCAATGGGAAGATGATTCAGAAAAGAATGTTTTATTAGGACAATTGTTGTTATCTAAACAAGCGATACGGGCTATTTTTCAAGAATTGTTAGAAAATGCGCGTAAATTTCATCCCCATCAATCGCCAGAAGTCATTTTACAAATAGCTCCCTGGTCAAACCAACGAGTACGTTTGATGATTTTAGACAACGGACGACGTTTGTCACCTGTGGAATTGGCGCGGGTATGGACTCCTTATTACCAAAGTGAGAAGAATTTTACGGGAGAAGTGTCTGGTATGGGTTTGGGGTTGCCGACGGTGGCTTCTTTGGTGTGGAGTGCGGGGGGGAGTTGTCGTATGTTAAATCGGAGCGATGTGCTTGGTGTGGGGGTAGAACTGGTTTTGCCTGTGAATC
- a CDS encoding YfiR family protein, whose translation MLSSVISYRFFYGLISLLFMLSLSPMGFANSAMPKESQLQAIFLFRFSLFVTWPDSAFAAKDSDFIICILGQNPFEDVLDLAVQDEKYNGRTIKVSYLNRPDTVKSCHILFISPSEAPRIDAIIRQTANLPILTVGNVTDFIRVGGMIEFYLRDNRVRFMIDPQTIRDMQLTVSANLLRVGDVVQQ comes from the coding sequence ATGCTGTCATCCGTGATTTCTTATCGATTTTTTTATGGACTTATTAGTTTGTTGTTTATGCTTTCTTTGTCTCCGATGGGTTTTGCTAATTCAGCCATGCCAAAAGAATCGCAATTGCAAGCTATTTTTTTATTTCGTTTTAGTTTATTTGTCACCTGGCCGGACAGTGCTTTTGCCGCAAAAGACAGTGATTTTATTATCTGTATTTTAGGACAAAATCCGTTTGAAGATGTGTTAGATTTAGCCGTTCAAGATGAAAAATATAATGGCAGAACCATTAAGGTCTCTTATCTAAATCGACCTGATACGGTTAAGAGTTGTCATATTTTGTTCATTAGTCCCTCTGAAGCACCTCGGATTGATGCTATCATTCGTCAAACAGCAAATTTACCGATTTTAACGGTGGGTAATGTGACGGATTTTATTCGGGTCGGTGGGATGATCGAATTTTATTTGCGCGACAATCGAGTCCGTTTCATGATTGATCCACAAACCATTCGAGATATGCAATTAACCGTCAGTGCGAATTTATTACGGGTTGGTGATGTGGTTCAACAATAA
- a CDS encoding ATP-binding protein, with the protein MSVFIFKTIRYRLIALVLLGIVPLMLVAMFFASWHGAQIIQQEARANMQLRADALARNVSRWDDMNVWALRTLAENRQFLSMQDHQQLPALSATYRVYSEIYSAATLDTQGNVVASGWGKITPEQANTRTNLSNRHYFKAIMEEGKTLVREPLISSTFAQPAVIFAVPIYAQAALTLGQKDQRVAWLQDGLREMEYYQGESTGYYDELTYQAVLAYQKDYYGLTPTGEADPLTFDLINHNASEEWMAIETDKNIIGVAFVATFLSDLGALIGATRLGKTGYVFLVSEKGEVLAHPNEIYVKGEHLTDFSQESPVKEVLSSREMQQFYDFTDEDGTEWLTYSILLSNGWRVFALQGKSEVLEKERLFWSVAIGVAILATVLIALFTSLLASYLLKPISQLTHAATQLAQGDWNQQVPVEREDEIGLLASSFNQMAMHLRLSFSILEENSSQAQKAQKLAEEKNRIKNEFIAHMAHELRTPLNAIIGYSEMLKEDEPDKLIGEAVEDLEKIRSSGQHLLTLINQVLDFSKVEAGKMDLNLTEFEIEELLSEITVFIEPLLRKNGNHFQIQIEPEIERMYADFTKLKQCLLNLLSNACKFTEAGQITLEVSAFKQEGEDWLAFRVRDTGMGMTPEQLERMFKVFSQATSAISSKFGGTGLGLVITRQFCRLMGGEVTVESSYGQGTVFIITLPKTVAPLPE; encoded by the coding sequence ATGAGTGTCTTTATTTTCAAAACGATTCGTTACCGCTTGATTGCACTGGTGCTACTGGGAATTGTGCCGTTAATGCTAGTGGCGATGTTTTTTGCCAGTTGGCATGGGGCGCAGATCATTCAACAGGAAGCCCGCGCCAATATGCAATTGCGGGCTGATGCGTTGGCGCGTAATGTGTCTCGTTGGGATGATATGAATGTATGGGCTTTGCGTACGTTAGCGGAAAATCGTCAGTTTCTCTCTATGCAAGACCATCAACAGTTACCTGCGTTATCGGCGACTTATCGAGTTTACAGTGAAATTTACAGCGCGGCCACTTTAGATACGCAAGGCAATGTGGTCGCCAGCGGTTGGGGAAAAATCACCCCCGAACAAGCCAATACCCGCACCAATCTCAGTAATCGTCATTACTTTAAAGCCATTATGGAAGAAGGTAAAACTTTGGTGCGCGAGCCACTGATTTCTAGCACTTTTGCGCAACCTGCGGTGATTTTTGCCGTTCCCATTTATGCGCAAGCGGCTCTGACTTTAGGGCAGAAAGATCAGCGGGTGGCGTGGTTGCAGGACGGCTTGCGGGAAATGGAATATTATCAGGGTGAATCAACAGGCTATTATGACGAATTGACCTATCAAGCTGTATTGGCTTATCAAAAAGATTATTATGGTTTAACGCCGACGGGCGAAGCAGACCCATTAACGTTTGATTTGATCAATCATAATGCGTCTGAAGAATGGATGGCAATAGAAACGGATAAAAATATTATTGGCGTGGCTTTTGTGGCGACTTTTCTTTCTGATTTAGGAGCGTTAATTGGAGCGACGCGCTTGGGCAAAACGGGTTATGTGTTTTTGGTCAGTGAAAAGGGCGAAGTATTGGCGCATCCTAATGAGATTTATGTCAAAGGGGAGCATTTAACCGATTTTAGCCAAGAATCTCCGGTTAAAGAGGTGTTGAGTTCGCGTGAAATGCAGCAATTTTATGACTTTACGGATGAAGATGGTACGGAATGGCTCACCTATAGTATTTTATTATCCAATGGTTGGCGGGTGTTTGCTTTGCAAGGCAAAAGCGAAGTGTTGGAAAAAGAACGCTTATTTTGGAGTGTGGCGATTGGAGTGGCGATTTTAGCGACGGTTTTAATTGCGTTATTTACCAGTTTATTGGCCAGTTATTTGTTAAAACCGATTAGCCAATTAACCCATGCAGCAACCCAATTGGCACAAGGCGATTGGAATCAACAAGTCCCTGTGGAACGAGAAGATGAAATTGGTTTATTAGCCAGTAGTTTTAATCAAATGGCCATGCACTTACGTTTATCTTTTTCGATTTTAGAAGAAAACAGCAGTCAAGCCCAAAAAGCGCAAAAATTAGCCGAAGAAAAAAATCGCATTAAGAATGAATTTATCGCGCACATGGCACATGAGTTACGTACGCCATTAAATGCCATTATTGGCTACAGCGAAATGTTAAAAGAAGATGAACCAGATAAACTCATCGGTGAAGCGGTTGAAGATTTGGAAAAAATAAGAAGTTCAGGACAACATTTACTGACATTGATTAATCAGGTGTTGGATTTTTCCAAAGTCGAAGCGGGTAAAATGGATTTGAACTTGACGGAATTTGAGATCGAGGAATTACTGTCAGAGATTACGGTTTTTATTGAGCCTTTATTACGAAAAAATGGCAATCATTTTCAGATACAGATTGAACCTGAGATTGAAAGAATGTATGCTGACTTTACAAAATTAAAACAATGCCTATTGAATTTATTGAGTAATGCGTGCAAATTCACCGAAGCGGGACAGATTACTTTAGAAGTCAGCGCATTCAAACAAGAAGGGGAGGATTGGTTGGCTTTTCGGGTCAGAGACACGGGCATGGGAATGACTCCAGAGCAGTTAGAACGGATGTTTAAGGTCTTTAGCCAAGCCACATCAGCCATCAGTAGCAAATTTGGGGGGACGGGTTTGGGTTTGGTGATTACTCGTCAATTTTGCCGTTTAATGGGAGGAGAAGTGACGGTTGAAAGCAGTTATGGTCAAGGGACTGTGTTTATCATTACGCTGCCAAAGACGGTTGCTCCGCTGCCTGAATAA